A window of the Prosthecobacter debontii genome harbors these coding sequences:
- a CDS encoding endonuclease/exonuclease/phosphatase family protein yields the protein MISRVLPSFHFLGWTALVVGLVLQFGIKDRYPVIDLLFYAMPKPCLLALAVALLVWPRSGLKARGWAGVCAVGLGALWVHGSWRAEYPTPSLPRVEAEEVHILFWNLCRPSGLDQEMVDLMKEFQPHFAAFVEPGRMNLEEFRHTYEGLLPGYQMTWMPRGILWFSRVPYRYRAQGKLESIGAFARFEVQGLGPDFPVVVADVYPLPFRSREGQLAEVLNHAQSRSDAILMGDFNTPLESVWLKPFRENYTHALEAAGEGFKETWPLGLPLLSLDHLWLGHDWEVVEARKVWRLPASDHAALLVTLKRVRN from the coding sequence ATGATCTCCCGAGTGCTGCCTTCATTTCATTTCCTGGGCTGGACAGCTTTGGTCGTGGGATTGGTGCTGCAATTCGGTATCAAAGATCGATATCCAGTCATCGATCTATTGTTTTATGCCATGCCCAAACCGTGTCTGTTGGCCCTCGCCGTCGCACTCTTAGTTTGGCCTAGATCTGGCCTGAAGGCCCGTGGATGGGCTGGTGTGTGCGCGGTAGGCCTCGGTGCCCTCTGGGTTCATGGATCATGGCGTGCAGAGTATCCGACACCCAGCCTCCCACGTGTGGAAGCGGAAGAAGTACACATCCTGTTCTGGAATCTATGTCGCCCTTCGGGCCTCGATCAAGAGATGGTGGATCTGATGAAGGAGTTTCAACCCCACTTCGCGGCTTTTGTCGAACCGGGTAGGATGAATCTGGAAGAGTTTCGCCATACTTATGAAGGGCTACTACCGGGATATCAGATGACCTGGATGCCTCGTGGCATTCTCTGGTTTTCACGCGTTCCTTATCGCTACCGAGCCCAGGGGAAGCTGGAGAGCATCGGCGCTTTTGCTCGTTTCGAGGTTCAAGGTCTAGGACCTGACTTCCCGGTCGTCGTGGCGGATGTTTATCCGCTTCCGTTTCGTTCGCGCGAGGGTCAATTGGCTGAAGTGCTCAACCATGCGCAAAGCCGCTCCGATGCCATCCTGATGGGTGACTTCAATACCCCCCTAGAATCTGTTTGGCTGAAGCCTTTTCGCGAAAACTACACGCATGCCCTGGAGGCCGCTGGCGAAGGATTCAAAGAAACATGGCCCCTTGGTCTGCCCTTGCTCAGTTTAGATCATCTTTGGTTAGGCCATGATTGGGAAGTCGTCGAGGCGCGCAAGGTCTGGCGTCTGCCCGCGAGCGATCACGCCGCCCTCTTAGTGACTCTGAAGCGAGTCCGAAACTAA
- a CDS encoding ribonuclease H-like domain-containing protein, translating to MARDIVYFDLETRRTANDVGGWGNKHKMGISVGVTYSTKLGEYRIYLEEEAGDLIHQLTRADLVVGFNHVSFDYEVLMGHTIFDFRDQVRDLDLLVDLEKKLGHRLKLEAVAAASLGTGKTADGLEAIRWWQQGKMAEIAEYCAFDVKVTKCVHEFGAKNGFVKYHDRNGREQQVEVDWTLD from the coding sequence ATGGCGCGGGACATCGTTTATTTCGACTTGGAAACCCGCCGCACCGCCAATGATGTCGGCGGTTGGGGAAACAAGCATAAGATGGGTATCTCCGTGGGGGTGACCTACAGCACCAAGCTGGGTGAATACCGCATCTATCTGGAAGAAGAAGCGGGTGATCTCATCCATCAGCTCACCCGTGCGGATCTCGTCGTGGGCTTCAATCATGTGAGCTTCGACTACGAGGTCCTGATGGGCCACACCATCTTCGATTTCCGTGACCAAGTCCGTGACCTCGATCTCCTGGTGGACCTGGAAAAGAAGCTCGGCCATCGTTTGAAACTGGAAGCTGTAGCGGCGGCCAGTCTCGGCACGGGTAAGACCGCTGACGGACTCGAAGCCATCCGCTGGTGGCAGCAGGGAAAAATGGCTGAAATTGCTGAATACTGTGCCTTCGACGTCAAGGTCACCAAGTGCGTGCATGAGTTCGGTGCCAAGAATGGCTTCGTGAAGTATCACGACCGCAACGGACGTGAGCAGCAGGTCGAAGTGGACTGGACGCTGGATTGA
- the infA gene encoding translation initiation factor IF-1: MPEPEDDLKQKEEAIELDGVISAVLAGTMFRVKLKNGHEVLAHISGKMRKRFIRLVIGDNVKIEMSPYDMDKARIVYRL, from the coding sequence ATGCCTGAGCCGGAAGACGACCTCAAACAGAAGGAAGAAGCCATCGAGCTGGATGGGGTCATCTCGGCTGTGCTCGCGGGCACCATGTTTCGCGTGAAGCTGAAGAACGGTCACGAAGTACTGGCCCACATCTCTGGCAAGATGCGCAAACGCTTCATTCGTCTCGTCATCGGTGACAATGTGAAGATTGAGATGTCGCCTTACGATATGGACAAGGCGCGTATCGTCTATCGTCTCTGA
- the rnc gene encoding ribonuclease III — translation METLDSIFGYTFRDRSLLTMALTHGSVGYEAQRSQPDNQRLEFLGDAVLQLMLSEFLYGRLPTANEGELTKLRAQIVSTKALAALGRQIGLGRFLIMGRGEAANGGRDRESCLADALEAIVGAVYLDGGLIGAQTVTQKLFLPEVERLLSNPGNQNPKGQLQEIIQAVGSAPPQYEIVSQSGPDHAKSFLAQVKWMGSVLGQGSGSSKKEAEAQAAISALGAQNLGERLNTLVEQNIKTTEISKANCEQLGDKSEQVCEQTS, via the coding sequence ATGGAAACGCTCGATTCGATTTTCGGTTACACCTTTCGGGACCGCTCTCTCCTCACCATGGCTCTCACCCATGGCAGCGTGGGTTATGAGGCCCAACGCTCCCAGCCTGACAATCAGCGCCTTGAGTTCCTAGGGGATGCCGTGCTCCAACTCATGCTGTCCGAGTTTCTCTATGGCAGGCTGCCAACGGCAAACGAGGGAGAGCTGACCAAACTAAGGGCTCAGATCGTCTCCACCAAGGCTCTCGCTGCTTTAGGCCGTCAGATTGGCTTGGGCCGCTTTCTCATCATGGGTCGGGGAGAAGCTGCGAATGGGGGGCGAGATCGCGAAAGTTGCCTGGCCGATGCACTGGAGGCCATCGTGGGTGCTGTCTATTTGGACGGAGGCCTCATCGGTGCCCAGACGGTGACACAAAAGCTCTTCCTTCCCGAAGTGGAGCGGCTGCTCTCCAATCCCGGGAACCAGAATCCAAAAGGGCAACTTCAAGAGATCATTCAGGCCGTTGGATCCGCCCCACCACAATACGAGATTGTCAGTCAGTCAGGGCCCGACCACGCCAAGTCTTTTCTGGCTCAGGTGAAATGGATGGGCAGCGTTCTCGGTCAGGGAAGCGGCAGCAGTAAGAAGGAAGCCGAAGCCCAAGCCGCTATTTCAGCGCTCGGCGCTCAGAACTTGGGAGAGCGTCTGAATACTTTGGTTGAGCAGAATATTAAAACCACTGAAATTTCCAAAGCAAACTGTGAGCAACTTGGCGATAAGTCCGAGCAAGTCTGCGAGCAAACCTCATAA